In Leptospira stimsonii, a single window of DNA contains:
- the cueR gene encoding Cu(I)-responsive transcriptional regulator, which translates to MNIGEVSKQSGVTAKQIRHYETIGLIPKARRGESGYRMYSSDDVHVLQFVKRARSMGFALKEIKKLVGLWRNQSRASSDVKVLALSHLKTLENKIAELQEMAETLKDLAAHCHGDHRPHCPILKSLSNEKA; encoded by the coding sequence ATGAATATCGGAGAAGTTTCCAAACAGTCCGGAGTTACTGCAAAACAAATTCGACATTATGAAACGATCGGCCTCATCCCGAAAGCAAGGAGAGGAGAATCGGGTTATAGAATGTATTCTTCGGACGATGTTCACGTTCTTCAGTTCGTAAAAAGAGCTCGAAGTATGGGATTTGCATTGAAGGAAATCAAGAAGTTAGTCGGTCTTTGGAGAAATCAGAGCAGGGCGAGTTCGGATGTGAAGGTCCTCGCTCTTTCCCATCTAAAGACCTTGGAAAACAAGATTGCAGAACTCCAAGAAATGGCGGAGACTCTCAAAGATTTGGCCGCGCATTGTCACGGGGATCATCGCCCTCATTGTCCGATTCTTAAATCCCTTTCGAATGAAAAAGCCTGA
- a CDS encoding IspD/TarI family cytidylyltransferase → MKSLFLSEKIYVLILAGGTGTRMGSSIPKQFLELANEPVLLHSLKRFQDWGKQKKIVLVSHKESIPKAEEICGPFLRDEDRIVDGGETRHASMLRGLSVLEIQSDDIVLVHDAARPFVLAEELDRLCESVRENGIATLASKTSETVLEESNGLTASLLDREHIWFMKTPQGMKGSVLKELLSAPLEFVPTDLCSWALGHGKKSAIVESHPFNLKITQKEDLEFAEFYSSLFQKLAKESEI, encoded by the coding sequence ATGAAGTCCCTGTTTCTCTCTGAAAAAATCTACGTATTGATTTTAGCCGGAGGAACCGGCACGAGAATGGGTTCGTCGATTCCGAAACAATTTTTGGAATTGGCGAACGAGCCCGTTTTACTTCATTCTCTCAAACGATTTCAGGATTGGGGAAAACAAAAAAAGATCGTCTTGGTTTCTCATAAAGAATCGATTCCGAAAGCCGAAGAGATCTGCGGTCCTTTTTTACGGGATGAGGATCGGATCGTGGATGGTGGTGAGACTAGACACGCTTCCATGTTACGAGGGCTTTCCGTATTGGAGATACAAAGCGACGATATTGTATTGGTTCATGACGCCGCGAGACCTTTTGTTTTGGCCGAAGAATTGGACCGTTTGTGCGAAAGCGTAAGGGAGAACGGGATCGCAACTCTCGCTTCCAAAACATCTGAAACCGTATTAGAAGAATCGAATGGACTTACCGCGTCTCTTTTGGACCGAGAACATATCTGGTTTATGAAAACTCCGCAAGGAATGAAAGGCTCCGTCTTGAAGGAACTCCTTTCCGCTCCGCTTGAATTCGTTCCTACCGATCTTTGTTCCTGGGCTTTAGGTCATGGAAAAAAATCTGCGATCGTGGAATCTCATCCTTTCAATCTCAAGATCACACAAAAGGAAGACTTAGAATTCGCGGAATTCTATTCTTCCTTATTTCAAAAGCTTGCCAAAGAATCTGAAATTTGA
- a CDS encoding 2Fe-2S iron-sulfur cluster-binding protein, with protein MGFKIHFPDLKRNIEVEDQETILDSSLNAGIDLAYSCRFGRCGVCKILLLSRNVEQLSHGKFSLMERR; from the coding sequence ATGGGTTTTAAGATTCACTTTCCGGATCTGAAGCGAAACATCGAAGTCGAGGATCAGGAGACGATTTTAGATTCTTCCTTGAATGCGGGAATCGATCTCGCTTACTCTTGCAGATTCGGTCGATGCGGGGTTTGCAAAATTCTTTTGTTGAGCAGGAACGTGGAACAACTTTCACACGGAAAATTCTCCCTTATGGAAAGAAGATAA
- a CDS encoding MBOAT family O-acyltransferase, whose protein sequence is MSLVTKQISQDTMLFNSIHFLIFYPIVAISYFLLPFRFRWILLLLASCYFYMAFIPAYILILAFTIVLDYYLAIWIENANGSKRRTFLILSLSSNIGILIFFKYFNFLLDNTGILYKFLFSSEMPISHLEIILPIGLSFHTFQSMGYIVEVYQGKIKAERHLGYYWVYVMFFPQLVAGPIERAHHLMTQFHQEHKLLFQNVENGLKYVVYGFVMKLFVADRLSVFVDAMYNHPSEKSGADLLVATYFFAFQIYCDFAGYSNIAIGTAKILGIDLMKNFDRPYFSSSVSEFWGRWHISLSSWFRDYVYIPLGGNRVSTFRHISNLLIVFGLSGIWHGANWTFVIWGLLNGIYLSLEVLIRKAFPKEKSKYNWFRILEILFTFHCVLLSWVYFRASSVGVAHEILSRIFDFSAGESLDLIVEFQKKAGVFALFLFLFLEAIFPFWEKTKEGWKKYGDWAVAGLFVVLIFTGGVFYGSSFIYFQF, encoded by the coding sequence TTGTCTCTCGTCACAAAACAAATCTCTCAAGACACGATGCTCTTTAACTCAATTCACTTTCTTATATTCTATCCGATCGTAGCGATCTCTTACTTTTTACTTCCCTTTCGTTTCCGCTGGATTCTTCTCCTCCTTGCGAGTTGTTATTTTTATATGGCCTTCATACCGGCCTACATTCTTATCCTCGCGTTTACGATCGTCTTGGATTATTATCTCGCGATCTGGATCGAGAATGCGAACGGATCGAAAAGAAGAACTTTCCTTATTTTGAGTCTCTCATCGAACATAGGAATTCTAATCTTTTTTAAATACTTCAATTTCCTTCTGGATAATACCGGAATTCTTTATAAATTTCTTTTTTCCTCGGAGATGCCGATTTCGCATTTGGAAATTATTCTCCCGATCGGACTTTCGTTCCATACGTTTCAATCGATGGGTTATATCGTGGAAGTCTATCAGGGAAAGATCAAAGCGGAAAGACATCTCGGATACTATTGGGTTTATGTGATGTTCTTTCCCCAATTGGTAGCCGGTCCGATCGAAAGGGCGCATCACCTGATGACTCAGTTTCATCAGGAACACAAACTTCTCTTTCAAAACGTGGAAAACGGACTAAAATACGTAGTTTACGGTTTCGTAATGAAGCTTTTTGTCGCGGATCGTCTTTCAGTATTCGTGGACGCGATGTACAATCATCCTTCTGAAAAATCCGGAGCAGATCTTTTGGTCGCGACGTATTTTTTTGCGTTTCAGATCTATTGCGACTTCGCCGGTTATTCGAACATCGCGATCGGAACCGCGAAAATTCTCGGGATCGATTTGATGAAGAATTTTGATCGTCCTTATTTTTCCTCCAGCGTCTCCGAATTTTGGGGGCGTTGGCATATTTCTCTTTCCTCCTGGTTTCGGGATTACGTATATATTCCGTTAGGCGGGAATCGGGTCTCCACGTTTCGACATATTAGTAATCTCTTAATCGTTTTCGGACTTTCCGGAATTTGGCACGGAGCCAATTGGACTTTCGTCATCTGGGGACTTCTAAACGGAATTTATCTTAGTTTGGAAGTTTTGATTCGAAAGGCATTTCCGAAGGAAAAATCGAAATACAATTGGTTTCGAATATTAGAAATTCTGTTTACGTTCCATTGCGTTCTTTTGAGTTGGGTGTATTTCCGCGCGAGTTCCGTAGGAGTCGCGCATGAGATCCTTTCGAGAATATTCGATTTTTCCGCCGGAGAATCATTGGATTTGATCGTGGAATTCCAAAAGAAGGCTGGCGTTTTCGCGCTCTTTCTATTTCTTTTCTTGGAAGCGATTTTCCCGTTCTGGGAAAAAACGAAGGAAGGTTGGAAAAAATACGGGGACTGGGCCGTTGCGGGTCTCTTTGTGGTTTTGATTTTTACGGGAGGAGTGTTCTATGGATCCAGTTTCATCTACTTCCAGTTCTAA
- a CDS encoding diaminopimelate decarboxylase — MQSIEKLKFLTESQVRTVAQQFGTPVFVYSRERIEKSCDTALAFPNAFGLTVRYAMKANPNSTILEIMKRKGIQIDASSEYEVQRALHYGFKPEHIMLTSQELAKGLKELVEKGVIFNACSLRQLEAFGKLFPGKEVSVRFNPGLGSGQTKKTDVGGKTSAFGVWHEDLNKVKEIAKKYDLKIFKVHTHIGSGSDPAVWKIVAQVSLDIAAQFPECRILNLGGGFKVGRMEDEKTTDFQTIGKPVIELFQEFAKKNGTKLHMEIEPGSFMMVNNGAIVSTIDDIVSTGENGYTFVKVDAGMDVNTRPSLYAARHPLVVVPKEGTHSGKTEDYVFVGHCCESGDLFTQAEGGGPITRTTGEAKLGDFIVMEGAGAYCSSMSTKNYNSFPETAEVLLGLDGSFQLIRKRQNLEQIFQNEVPVSL, encoded by the coding sequence ATGCAATCAATAGAAAAATTAAAATTTTTGACTGAATCCCAAGTGCGTACAGTCGCACAACAATTTGGAACCCCCGTTTTTGTCTATTCCAGAGAGAGAATTGAAAAAAGTTGCGACACCGCTCTCGCGTTCCCGAACGCGTTCGGACTGACCGTACGATATGCGATGAAGGCGAATCCGAATTCCACCATTCTTGAAATCATGAAACGAAAAGGAATTCAGATCGACGCGAGTTCGGAATACGAAGTGCAAAGAGCGCTTCACTACGGATTCAAACCGGAACACATCATGCTTACCTCTCAAGAGCTCGCAAAGGGTTTGAAAGAATTGGTCGAAAAAGGAGTGATCTTCAACGCGTGTTCCTTGAGACAGTTGGAAGCCTTTGGAAAGTTATTTCCGGGAAAAGAAGTGAGTGTTCGGTTCAATCCGGGGCTCGGATCCGGACAAACAAAGAAGACGGACGTGGGCGGAAAGACTTCCGCCTTCGGAGTCTGGCACGAAGACTTGAACAAAGTGAAAGAAATTGCCAAAAAATACGATCTCAAAATTTTTAAAGTGCACACGCATATCGGATCGGGAAGCGATCCCGCTGTTTGGAAAATCGTAGCGCAAGTTTCTTTGGATATCGCCGCACAATTTCCGGAATGTAGAATTCTCAACCTCGGCGGAGGATTCAAAGTGGGAAGAATGGAAGACGAAAAGACCACCGACTTCCAGACGATCGGAAAACCGGTGATCGAACTTTTTCAAGAATTCGCGAAGAAGAATGGGACCAAACTCCACATGGAGATCGAGCCCGGTTCCTTTATGATGGTGAATAACGGCGCGATCGTAAGCACGATCGACGATATCGTCTCCACCGGAGAAAACGGATATACTTTCGTTAAAGTCGACGCAGGGATGGACGTGAACACAAGACCTTCTTTGTATGCCGCGAGACATCCGTTAGTCGTCGTTCCCAAAGAAGGGACACATTCCGGAAAGACGGAAGATTACGTTTTTGTGGGGCACTGTTGCGAGAGCGGGGATCTTTTTACACAAGCCGAAGGCGGAGGCCCGATCACAAGAACCACCGGCGAAGCGAAGTTAGGCGATTTTATCGTGATGGAAGGAGCGGGTGCATATTGTTCCTCAATGTCCACGAAGAATTATAACTCCTTTCCGGAAACCGCCGAAGTTTTGTTAGGACTGGACGGTTCGTTTCAACTCATAAGAAAACGTCAGAATTTGGAACAGATCTTTCAGAATGAAGTCCCTGTTTCTCTCTGA
- a CDS encoding FFLEELY motif protein has protein sequence MDPKVLELTRKAVVRATIERLRTTYSDLLIIKGYDGIPNFFEYNLYSPSNKEERDNALESLYEKLKTVAGKSMTDNIHQIILLNRLTDSLDYDTAKVVIENNLMEDGVISRDNLYAAMGEADRFEERKQQIQMVGNTLRFFFSLSKLPMIKLVMAPIKVAASMVGATSLVETMEAGYDLSSKIKDLNPFIDAFVDRETKLIGKLEMGSPVGDLHA, from the coding sequence ATGGATCCAAAGGTGTTAGAGCTAACGCGCAAAGCAGTTGTACGCGCGACAATCGAGAGGCTTCGCACAACGTATTCCGATCTTCTGATCATAAAAGGATACGATGGGATTCCGAATTTTTTCGAATACAATTTGTATTCTCCTTCCAATAAGGAAGAAAGAGACAACGCCTTAGAAAGCCTCTACGAAAAGTTGAAAACGGTCGCGGGTAAATCCATGACCGACAACATCCACCAGATCATCCTTCTCAATCGACTCACGGATTCTCTCGATTACGATACCGCTAAGGTAGTGATCGAAAATAATCTTATGGAAGACGGAGTGATTTCCAGAGACAATCTCTACGCCGCAATGGGCGAAGCCGATCGTTTTGAGGAAAGAAAACAACAGATTCAGATGGTCGGAAATACTCTTCGTTTTTTCTTTTCTCTTTCCAAACTTCCTATGATCAAACTTGTGATGGCTCCGATTAAAGTTGCGGCTTCCATGGTTGGTGCGACTTCCTTAGTCGAAACGATGGAAGCGGGTTACGATCTATCGAGTAAGATAAAAGATCTCAATCCTTTCATAGACGCCTTCGTCGATAGAGAAACGAAACTCATCGGAAAATTGGAAATGGGAAGTCCTGTGGGCGATTTGCACGCGTAG
- a CDS encoding SPOR domain-containing protein, whose translation MKEKIFYVINLDNKRILILSLFLLGLLFSFFFLGVSVGKKRGGNSGEESLTLNDIKNQEVQSGIPFSEPGQIPTEGNKASATSEIPPATTSSPSNSKEQDSVTFKNIPPATEVVEFKKSGTSPSSSVEKENKSAPETLSVKEPEGSRESKKIKKNEEKKSKRISKSSSDEESNGFTLQVAAFKDKEKADELKKSISGKDKNSKATVKRSRNGYYTVRFGSASSKKEAEGLSKMLPAKLRSGAIIVKD comes from the coding sequence ATGAAAGAAAAAATATTTTATGTGATCAATCTCGATAATAAGAGAATTCTAATTCTCTCTTTATTCTTACTCGGACTTCTATTTTCGTTTTTCTTCTTAGGAGTTTCCGTGGGAAAAAAACGGGGAGGAAATTCGGGAGAAGAATCCTTAACGTTAAACGACATTAAGAATCAAGAAGTACAAAGCGGAATTCCCTTTTCAGAGCCCGGTCAAATACCGACGGAAGGAAACAAAGCTTCGGCTACATCGGAAATTCCTCCTGCAACCACGAGTTCACCTTCGAATTCCAAGGAGCAGGATTCCGTCACCTTTAAAAACATTCCTCCTGCTACCGAAGTCGTGGAGTTTAAAAAATCCGGAACATCTCCTTCCTCCTCCGTTGAAAAGGAAAACAAATCCGCACCCGAAACGTTATCCGTAAAAGAACCGGAAGGTTCCAGAGAATCTAAAAAAATCAAAAAGAACGAAGAAAAAAAATCGAAACGAATTTCTAAGTCTTCCTCGGACGAAGAATCAAACGGTTTTACTCTTCAAGTCGCGGCGTTCAAAGACAAAGAAAAAGCAGACGAATTAAAAAAATCAATCTCCGGTAAGGATAAAAATTCGAAAGCAACCGTCAAAAGATCAAGAAACGGATATTATACGGTACGATTTGGCTCCGCATCGTCTAAAAAAGAAGCAGAAGGCCTTTCAAAAATGCTACCTGCAAAATTGAGATCGGGAGCCATCATAGTTAAGGATTGA
- a CDS encoding zinc dependent phospholipase C family protein has translation MAGKITHLEVLSQVCKHLDHGTPDQRKIAGLMRAESNRKFANIGAIAPDIFYFYHILSPAKTKKATVWGDMSHHSSVAELILNFLDLILQTEEGIHRDRYVAFTLGYICHCAVDIITHPYIFYISGDFYNKDKKISSLAQYHHMRVENALDSWLLDYRWGMTPKEYDFVHHVDAIFKSEKKTWKMDPMLWHFWLRGFKATFPEGFKKHYIGSEDKIIPGDLLNESFLGYLEFHKVMDSRSKWMRGALKLLDKITFHKVRSSVLMLPLKEHIDKRIMNEEHKKWNYPADPTIVREDSFVELINRSAQNGKDALTHAWNYLENKMSRAAFLKEYQGYNLDTGLRFQGVDSMKEFSPIEEV, from the coding sequence ATGGCTGGCAAAATCACTCATCTCGAAGTTCTTTCTCAGGTTTGCAAACATCTGGATCACGGAACTCCGGACCAAAGAAAAATCGCGGGGCTCATGCGCGCGGAATCAAACCGCAAGTTCGCAAACATAGGCGCGATCGCCCCCGATATATTTTATTTTTATCATATTCTTTCTCCAGCCAAAACAAAAAAGGCTACCGTCTGGGGAGACATGAGTCATCACAGCTCCGTCGCCGAATTGATTCTCAACTTTTTGGATCTCATTCTTCAAACCGAAGAGGGAATCCACAGAGATCGTTACGTCGCGTTTACTTTAGGTTATATCTGTCACTGCGCGGTCGATATCATCACACATCCTTATATCTTTTATATCTCCGGAGATTTTTACAACAAGGACAAGAAGATCAGTAGCCTCGCCCAGTATCATCACATGAGAGTGGAGAATGCTCTGGATTCCTGGCTCCTCGACTATAGATGGGGAATGACTCCAAAAGAATACGACTTCGTCCATCACGTGGACGCGATCTTTAAATCGGAGAAAAAAACCTGGAAGATGGATCCGATGCTCTGGCATTTTTGGCTTCGGGGCTTTAAGGCGACCTTCCCGGAAGGATTCAAAAAACATTATATTGGATCCGAAGACAAGATCATTCCGGGGGATTTGTTAAACGAATCCTTTCTTGGCTATCTGGAATTCCATAAGGTCATGGATTCCAGAAGCAAGTGGATGAGAGGCGCGCTGAAACTTCTCGACAAAATCACCTTTCACAAAGTGAGATCTTCCGTTCTTATGCTTCCTCTCAAAGAACATATCGACAAAAGAATCATGAACGAAGAACACAAGAAGTGGAACTATCCCGCGGATCCGACCATCGTACGAGAGGATTCTTTCGTCGAACTCATCAATCGTTCCGCGCAGAACGGGAAGGACGCGCTGACCCACGCCTGGAATTATCTGGAAAACAAAATGTCCCGAGCGGCTTTTTTGAAGGAATATCAGGGATACAACTTGGATACGGGACTCCGATTTCAAGGAGTCGACAGCATGAAAGAATTTTCACCGATAGAAGAAGTTTAA
- a CDS encoding heavy-metal-associated domain-containing protein, with product MVEFQVENLSCGSCANVISRAIKTIDPNVQVSVDVASQTVRVESGRSEKELANLIEECGYPVSKSAVV from the coding sequence ATGGTGGAATTTCAAGTGGAGAATCTGTCCTGTGGGAGTTGCGCGAACGTAATTTCGAGAGCGATCAAAACGATTGATCCGAACGTTCAGGTGAGCGTGGATGTCGCAAGTCAAACCGTTCGCGTAGAAAGCGGACGCTCGGAAAAAGAACTCGCAAATCTAATCGAAGAATGCGGTTACCCTGTTTCCAAAAGCGCTGTCGTTTAA
- the coaE gene encoding dephospho-CoA kinase (Dephospho-CoA kinase (CoaE) performs the final step in coenzyme A biosynthesis.) translates to MQSSDSDKKAFLVGITGMIGGGKSTAAKILEELGGFGISADRLAKRYTEADSPILTELVELLGKDILDSDGKPDRKKISNIVFNDAEKLAGLNRLIHPRVRKDFQKILETDAKGRMVIWEVPLLFETDAHTLCDTTVTVDSDPEESISRTVSRDGVTKEDVLARIANQLPLSEKLKRADYTIRNRGNLETLREECKTLYKTLLGRML, encoded by the coding sequence ATGCAGAGTTCCGACTCCGATAAGAAAGCCTTTTTGGTCGGAATTACGGGAATGATCGGAGGCGGCAAAAGCACTGCGGCCAAAATTTTGGAAGAATTGGGCGGCTTTGGAATCAGCGCGGATCGTTTAGCAAAACGTTATACGGAAGCCGATTCTCCGATACTTACCGAACTCGTGGAGCTTTTGGGAAAGGACATTTTGGATTCCGACGGCAAACCCGATCGGAAAAAAATTTCCAACATCGTATTCAACGACGCAGAAAAACTCGCGGGCCTCAATCGTTTGATTCATCCCAGGGTTCGAAAGGATTTTCAAAAAATTTTGGAAACCGACGCGAAAGGGAGAATGGTGATTTGGGAAGTTCCGCTTCTTTTTGAGACGGACGCCCATACTCTCTGCGACACAACGGTGACCGTGGATTCTGATCCGGAAGAATCGATTTCCAGGACCGTATCGAGAGACGGTGTTACAAAAGAGGATGTTTTGGCGAGAATCGCAAACCAACTTCCTCTTTCGGAAAAGCTAAAAAGAGCCGATTATACAATTAGAAACAGAGGGAATCTCGAAACACTGAGAGAAGAATGTAAAACTCTCTACAAAACTCTGTTAGGAAGAATGTTATGA
- a CDS encoding OsmC family protein: MAKELFYSDAKWSREGVKILLESRGHRWVVDEPESLGGKDEAANPVEYVLRGLASCLGVLISAFSPAFQVELKDFRVHVEGDLDPDGFLGKAPVRTGFQEIRYTIEVESDSPRENQDRLLEHIQKICPVKDTLQGVSVLPLEGVSAL; encoded by the coding sequence ATGGCAAAAGAACTGTTTTACAGTGATGCGAAGTGGTCCAGGGAAGGAGTGAAAATTCTTTTAGAATCCCGTGGTCATCGTTGGGTTGTGGATGAACCGGAAAGTCTCGGGGGAAAGGATGAGGCGGCGAATCCGGTGGAGTATGTTTTGCGCGGACTTGCGAGTTGTCTTGGGGTTTTGATCTCCGCGTTTTCACCTGCCTTTCAGGTGGAACTCAAGGACTTTCGAGTCCATGTGGAAGGAGATCTGGATCCGGACGGATTCTTAGGAAAAGCGCCGGTTCGAACGGGTTTTCAGGAAATTCGATATACGATTGAAGTGGAAAGCGATTCTCCACGTGAGAATCAAGATCGTCTTCTCGAACACATTCAGAAGATTTGCCCCGTTAAGGATACGCTCCAAGGAGTTTCTGTTCTTCCGTTGGAAGGAGTAAGCGCACTCTGA